In the Staphylococcus condimenti genome, one interval contains:
- the xdrA gene encoding XRE family transcriptional regulator XdrA codes for MDRQSFTDLIQTKFKMVRIEAGYTQDTMAQTIGLSKKTLVQIEKERVLPNWTTCVSICALFRDSDVLNSTFGCDPLEIVQTISRNHCAYPKHPTTSDIYWNTLDSRNGYILQSNKVSEIYRILNQDKQPIFGTSKLREAETYFGRISKDELVHA; via the coding sequence ATGGATAGACAAAGTTTTACAGATTTAATTCAAACAAAGTTCAAGATGGTTAGAATAGAAGCAGGTTATACACAAGATACAATGGCTCAAACTATCGGTTTATCAAAGAAAACACTTGTTCAAATTGAAAAAGAACGTGTGTTGCCGAACTGGACAACTTGTGTGTCAATTTGTGCATTATTCAGAGATTCAGATGTTTTGAACAGCACATTCGGTTGTGATCCATTAGAAATAGTACAAACAATTTCAAGAAATCATTGTGCATATCCTAAACATCCAACTACAAGCGATATCTATTGGAATACATTAGATTCTCGCAACGGATACATCTTACAAAGTAATAAAGTAAGTGAAATCTACCGTATCTTGAATCAAGATAAACAACCTATTTTCGGTACTTCTAAATTAAGAGAAGCAGAAACATACTTTGGAAGAATTTCTAAAGACGAATTAGTTCATGCTTAA
- a CDS encoding DUF445 domain-containing protein — MHAFLVILFMIVIGALIGGITNMIAIRMLFHPQRAYHIGKWRIPFTPGLVPKRREEIAYKIGNVIEEHLITESLIKEKISSLSAREAIESFISQQIQKLKRNDATLQNFASYFGIDLAKTAEDKLSNLIDEKLEQYYQEHNQESLKALIPSELEAELDEKIEALTPLLCDRARIYLSSSKGEQDIYNMLDTFFAEKGKIIGLLQMFMTKESIAERIQMELIRLTNHPKAREIVAQLINNEYNTLKNNELGSVVSPEQFNNIKAKFTPLILAYADISTRVNQPIKELAPNLVEYAEQHAAAWTTNLIVEKAAEHLSSIMKQVNLSGIVEEQINSFDLDYIESLIIEIANKELKLIMLLGFLLGGIIGCLQGIVALFV; from the coding sequence ATGCATGCATTTTTAGTCATATTATTTATGATTGTAATAGGTGCGTTGATTGGCGGAATAACTAATATGATTGCGATCAGAATGTTGTTTCACCCTCAACGAGCTTATCATATTGGTAAATGGCGTATACCATTTACTCCTGGTTTGGTACCAAAAAGAAGAGAAGAAATTGCTTATAAAATTGGTAATGTTATCGAAGAACATCTCATTACTGAGTCATTAATTAAAGAAAAAATCAGTTCGCTAAGTGCACGCGAAGCAATTGAAAGTTTTATTTCACAACAAATCCAAAAGTTGAAACGCAATGATGCAACATTGCAAAATTTTGCCAGTTATTTTGGAATTGATTTAGCAAAAACTGCTGAAGATAAATTAAGCAATTTAATAGATGAGAAATTAGAACAGTACTATCAAGAACACAATCAAGAGTCACTAAAAGCTTTAATTCCATCAGAACTTGAAGCAGAACTCGATGAAAAAATCGAAGCACTGACACCATTACTATGTGATCGTGCGCGAATTTATTTGTCGTCATCAAAAGGAGAGCAAGATATCTACAATATGCTCGATACATTTTTTGCAGAAAAAGGTAAAATTATCGGTTTATTGCAGATGTTTATGACAAAAGAAAGTATCGCAGAACGTATTCAAATGGAATTGATACGTTTAACTAATCACCCTAAAGCGCGTGAAATCGTTGCACAGTTAATTAATAATGAATACAATACGTTGAAAAATAATGAATTAGGCTCAGTAGTCAGTCCGGAGCAATTCAATAATATTAAAGCGAAATTTACTCCTCTAATTTTGGCTTATGCTGACATTTCTACAAGAGTAAACCAACCTATAAAAGAATTAGCACCAAATTTAGTGGAGTATGCAGAACAGCATGCAGCAGCTTGGACAACAAACTTGATTGTAGAGAAAGCTGCAGAGCATCTCTCTTCGATTATGAAACAAGTTAATTTGAGCGGTATTGTAGAAGAACAAATTAACTCGTTTGATTTAGACTATATCGAAAGCTTAATTATAGAGATTGCAAACAAAGAATTAAAATTGATTATGTTGCTTGGTTTCTTATTAGGTGGAATCATAGGCTGCTTACAAGGAATTGTTGCTTTATTTGTTTAA
- a CDS encoding YlbF/YmcA family competence regulator — MAVNLQEHAHKLEEALRNSEEYKAIKDAYDKVKAHEESKKLFDEFRETQLKFQQMQMQGEQIEEEDLKKAQEQAQAIEKDENIAELMAAEQQMSQVFQEINQIIVKPLDEVYAD; from the coding sequence ATGGCAGTAAATTTACAAGAACATGCACACAAACTAGAAGAAGCGTTAAGAAATAGCGAAGAATACAAAGCAATCAAAGATGCTTATGACAAAGTTAAAGCGCATGAAGAATCTAAAAAATTATTCGATGAGTTCCGTGAAACTCAATTGAAATTCCAACAAATGCAAATGCAAGGCGAACAAATCGAAGAAGAAGATTTGAAAAAAGCCCAAGAACAAGCTCAAGCAATTGAAAAAGATGAAAATATTGCTGAATTAATGGCTGCAGAACAACAAATGAGCCAAGTATTCCAAGAAATCAACCAAATTATTGTTAAACCTTTAGATGAAGTTTACGCTGACTAA
- a CDS encoding metallophosphoesterase family protein, whose product MVKFIHCADLHLDSPFKSHTHLSPNIYEDVKKSTYESFKSIIDHALREEVDFIVIAGDLFDKENRSLRAEVFLKEQFERLEKEQIFVYICHGNHDPLSELITTDWPANVSVFDKNVETYQTITKHGEKILLHGFSYQNDESYENKLDEYPSSQGEKGMHIGVLHGTYSKSSDNHRYTEFLLEDLNTKLYHYWALGHIHERVQLSDMPPIYYPGNIQGRHFNEQGEKGFLLVEGDELKLDVTFVPTQYIRFDEVKIETSQTSKQGLYEVLQKFKDSVRKQGKAFYRIHLEIDSDAPVPSQDILQVEEMIREYEENQTQFIYVEDLIITYKDDETRPIAQEFSTELKSDEKVFEHAMNDLYLNPKASKYLDNYNEFDKTELINRAESLLKSDLRGDKQ is encoded by the coding sequence ATGGTGAAATTTATTCATTGTGCAGATTTGCATTTAGATAGCCCATTCAAATCGCATACGCATTTAAGTCCTAATATTTATGAAGATGTTAAGAAAAGTACATATGAAAGCTTTAAGTCAATTATCGACCATGCTTTGCGTGAAGAGGTCGATTTTATTGTTATTGCAGGTGATCTATTTGATAAAGAGAATCGATCATTAAGAGCAGAAGTCTTTTTAAAAGAACAATTTGAAAGACTAGAAAAAGAACAAATATTTGTATATATCTGTCATGGTAACCATGACCCGTTGTCAGAATTAATCACAACAGATTGGCCGGCAAATGTTTCAGTTTTTGACAAAAATGTAGAAACATATCAAACGATAACAAAGCATGGTGAGAAAATATTATTACATGGCTTCAGTTATCAAAATGATGAAAGTTATGAAAATAAGTTAGATGAATATCCGTCTAGCCAAGGTGAAAAAGGTATGCATATCGGTGTTTTGCATGGCACTTATAGTAAATCTTCTGATAATCACAGATATACGGAATTTTTATTGGAAGATTTAAATACAAAATTATATCATTACTGGGCTTTGGGACATATTCATGAGCGTGTTCAATTGAGTGATATGCCACCAATTTATTATCCAGGAAACATACAAGGACGTCATTTTAATGAACAAGGCGAAAAAGGGTTTTTGCTTGTAGAAGGCGATGAATTAAAATTGGATGTCACATTCGTGCCCACTCAATATATTCGTTTTGATGAAGTGAAGATAGAAACGAGCCAAACTTCAAAACAAGGTCTGTATGAAGTACTTCAAAAATTTAAGGATAGTGTCAGAAAACAAGGGAAAGCTTTTTACCGCATACATTTAGAAATTGATAGTGATGCACCAGTACCTTCTCAAGATATTCTCCAAGTTGAAGAAATGATTCGTGAATATGAAGAAAATCAAACACAATTTATATATGTTGAAGATTTGATTATCACATACAAAGATGATGAGACAAGGCCGATTGCTCAAGAATTTTCAACAGAATTAAAAAGTGATGAAAAAGTATTTGAACATGCTATGAACGATTTATATTTGAATCCGAAGGCATCAAAATATCTTGATAACTATAATGAATTTGATAAAACCGAGTTGATAAATCGGGCGGAATCTTTATTGAAGTCGGACTTAAGAGGTGATAAACAGTGA
- a CDS encoding AAA family ATPase, whose amino-acid sequence MRIKALDIYGYGKFVERKIQFNNSLTEIFGENEAGKSTIQAFIHSILFGFPTKRESEPRFEPRLGNQYGGKLYITLDDGQEIEVERIKGAAQGDVKVYLENGGIRDEAWLQKKLNYIDKSTYKGIYSFDVLGLQNINRNMDENQLQEYLLQAGALGSTQFTTMRTQLAERKNELYKRSGKNPIINQQVEQLNELESQIREQESNLGSYQRLIDEKDKAERRLNHLHQNLQQLSKMHEAKQKELALHDQAQEWKALEHELNIEPLDFPEQGIERYETSKQQNNQLKKDIGLRQEKLNQLKNENNQIDVPKMSDIDALNQIAKQEDEIKQLENDLKSVTKEIEEKEREVQSLKSNIGWKETHDNVDVSESIKSYASRQISDKNEQASYITQLKRTLEEQEIEQANIQEEQEDVKNALVPDEVFEKKKQYNQQSFELKEKKNLYQKMKDAFDIEQQERDRKQKMLRITFVLLAIIGAGLAVFSFVTQAVIFAVIFGIAAIGFIIGAIMVKSTKVGHSEAFTSEISQLEKQNAELESKYDLNFDLDEQHRLREQNHSIKKANEVLDNKIALTQEKLDEANISYQQLEDNISEIKSGLHVSPKMTDSLILDGIKTVERIQVITHHLEQLKTQQNELQSKIDKFYEHANRLTKNQIIDYKQSSLFHDVKRWLKQAEDNHAKWIRNNENIDLLTKELNQLNTHLNENTNLIDNLFNHVKVDNEEAFYRYHNRFQTYQSNHSRYHDLNKYLENQNFMYDDASKLSDKTKVQLEDENTTLAKQVDDYNDQFLTLQSEVSDLNAQINHMETDDTLTQLRHRYHMLKNQFNENAKDWASLSYLESLVDAHIQQIKDKRLPQVIDEATNIFSRLTQGRYTQVTYANDNVMVKHENGQMYQPTEISQSTKELLYISLRLSLIKILRPYYSMPIIIDDAFVHFDKQRKAAMMDYIKEMAQTYQVLYFTCTKDNFVPTKQKVILEKIEEGGK is encoded by the coding sequence GTGAGAATCAAGGCATTAGATATCTATGGATACGGAAAATTTGTTGAACGTAAAATTCAGTTCAATAATTCACTGACAGAGATTTTTGGTGAAAATGAAGCAGGGAAATCTACGATTCAAGCTTTTATACATTCTATTTTATTTGGTTTTCCGACTAAGCGCGAAAGCGAACCGCGATTTGAACCAAGATTAGGAAACCAATACGGCGGTAAGTTATATATAACATTAGATGATGGGCAAGAAATCGAAGTTGAACGAATTAAAGGTGCAGCACAAGGTGATGTCAAAGTTTATTTAGAAAATGGCGGCATTCGTGATGAAGCATGGCTTCAAAAGAAATTAAATTATATTGATAAATCTACTTATAAAGGTATTTATTCATTTGATGTATTAGGATTGCAAAATATTAATCGCAATATGGATGAAAACCAATTGCAAGAATATTTATTACAAGCTGGAGCGTTAGGATCAACTCAATTTACAACAATGCGCACGCAATTGGCTGAACGTAAAAATGAATTATATAAACGTTCAGGTAAAAATCCAATTATTAATCAGCAAGTTGAACAGTTGAATGAGTTAGAAAGTCAAATTCGTGAACAAGAAAGTAATTTAGGTTCTTATCAACGTTTGATTGACGAAAAAGATAAAGCAGAACGCCGGTTAAACCATTTACATCAAAATTTACAACAGCTTTCTAAAATGCACGAAGCTAAACAAAAAGAACTTGCATTACATGATCAAGCACAAGAATGGAAAGCATTGGAACATGAATTGAATATTGAACCTCTCGATTTTCCCGAACAAGGTATTGAAAGATACGAGACTTCTAAACAACAAAATAATCAGTTGAAAAAAGATATCGGTCTACGCCAAGAAAAGTTAAATCAGCTGAAAAACGAAAATAATCAGATTGATGTACCTAAAATGTCTGACATCGATGCTCTGAATCAAATTGCTAAACAAGAAGATGAAATTAAGCAATTAGAAAATGATTTGAAAAGTGTTACAAAAGAAATTGAAGAAAAAGAACGTGAAGTACAAAGTTTAAAATCGAATATTGGTTGGAAAGAAACACATGATAATGTTGATGTTTCAGAAAGCATCAAGAGTTATGCGAGTCGTCAAATTTCAGATAAAAACGAGCAAGCGTCATATATTACGCAACTTAAACGTACTTTAGAAGAACAAGAAATTGAACAAGCAAATATACAAGAAGAACAAGAAGATGTGAAAAATGCTTTAGTTCCTGACGAAGTGTTTGAAAAGAAAAAGCAATATAATCAACAATCATTTGAACTCAAAGAGAAAAAGAACTTATATCAAAAAATGAAAGATGCTTTTGATATAGAGCAGCAAGAAAGAGATCGTAAACAAAAAATGTTACGTATCACTTTTGTTTTATTAGCAATAATAGGTGCTGGTTTAGCAGTATTTTCATTTGTAACACAAGCTGTAATTTTTGCTGTAATTTTTGGAATCGCTGCTATAGGGTTCATTATTGGTGCTATTATGGTTAAATCAACTAAAGTGGGTCATAGTGAAGCCTTTACTTCAGAGATTTCACAATTAGAAAAGCAAAATGCTGAACTTGAAAGTAAATATGATTTAAACTTTGATTTAGATGAACAGCATCGTTTGAGAGAACAAAATCATAGCATCAAAAAAGCAAATGAAGTACTGGATAATAAAATAGCATTAACTCAAGAAAAATTGGATGAAGCTAATATCAGTTATCAACAACTTGAAGATAATATTTCAGAAATCAAATCAGGTTTACATGTTTCGCCTAAAATGACAGATAGTTTAATTTTAGATGGTATAAAGACGGTAGAGCGTATTCAAGTAATAACACATCATTTAGAGCAATTAAAAACACAACAAAATGAATTGCAGTCAAAAATAGATAAATTTTACGAACATGCTAATCGTTTAACAAAAAATCAAATCATTGATTATAAGCAATCTTCATTATTCCATGATGTAAAACGCTGGTTGAAACAAGCTGAAGACAACCATGCAAAATGGATAAGAAATAACGAAAATATTGATTTGCTTACGAAAGAATTAAATCAGCTTAATACACATTTAAATGAAAATACTAATCTTATCGATAACTTATTTAATCATGTGAAAGTTGATAATGAAGAAGCTTTCTATCGTTATCATAATCGTTTCCAAACTTATCAAAGCAACCATAGCCGTTATCATGATTTAAATAAGTATTTAGAAAATCAAAACTTTATGTATGATGATGCATCAAAATTAAGTGATAAAACTAAAGTGCAGTTGGAAGATGAAAACACAACATTAGCAAAACAAGTAGATGATTATAACGATCAATTCTTGACGTTGCAAAGTGAAGTCAGTGATTTAAATGCACAAATCAATCATATGGAAACAGATGATACATTAACTCAGTTAAGACATCGTTACCATATGTTGAAAAATCAGTTTAATGAAAATGCCAAAGATTGGGCAAGTTTAAGCTATTTAGAATCATTAGTAGATGCACATATTCAACAGATTAAAGATAAGAGACTTCCTCAAGTTATAGATGAAGCTACAAACATCTTTAGTCGCTTAACACAAGGTCGTTATACACAAGTGACCTATGCAAACGATAATGTCATGGTTAAACATGAAAATGGTCAAATGTATCAACCGACTGAAATCAGCCAATCTACAAAAGAGCTTTTATATATTTCGTTACGCTTAAGCTTGATTAAAATTTTACGACCGTACTATTCAATGCCGATTATTATTGATGATGCATTTGTACATTTTGACAAACAGCGAAAAGCTGCAATGATGGATTATATAAAAGAAATGGCTCAAACTTATCAAGTATTGTATTTCACTTGTACAAAAGATAACTTTGTTCCAACGAAACAAAAAGTAATATTAGAAAAAATTGAAGAAGGAGGCAAATAA
- the yhaM gene encoding 3'-5' exoribonuclease YhaM, with protein MRNIEKLQPGDSVDHFFLIHRATQGVTAQGKDYMTLFLQDKSGEIEAKVWTVTKQDMEVLKPETIIRAKGDVINYRGRKQMKVNQFKLAEAADNLSAKDFIDGAPLTPDEIKEQIDYFLLDIENSKLQRITRHLLKKYNNEFFVYPAASSIHHNFASGLSYHVLTMLQIAKSLCDIYPLLNRSLLYSGIILHDIGKVKELSGPVATSYTVEGNLLGHISLASEEVSQTADELGIEGEEVMLLQHMILSHHGKLEYGSPKLPMLKEAEILCYIDNIDARMNMFSKAFKKTGKGQFTEKIFALEHRQFYNPESLD; from the coding sequence ATGAGAAATATTGAAAAGCTTCAACCAGGCGACTCAGTAGATCATTTCTTTTTGATTCACCGAGCAACACAAGGTGTCACTGCACAAGGAAAAGATTATATGACATTATTCTTACAAGATAAAAGCGGTGAAATAGAAGCTAAGGTTTGGACAGTAACGAAGCAAGACATGGAAGTGTTGAAGCCTGAAACTATCATTCGTGCAAAAGGTGATGTTATTAATTATCGAGGGCGCAAACAAATGAAAGTAAATCAGTTCAAGCTTGCTGAAGCTGCAGATAATTTATCTGCAAAAGACTTTATAGATGGTGCACCGCTGACACCAGACGAAATCAAAGAACAAATTGATTATTTCTTATTAGATATTGAAAACAGCAAATTACAAAGGATTACCAGACACTTATTGAAAAAATATAATAACGAATTCTTCGTTTATCCAGCAGCAAGTTCAATCCACCATAACTTTGCGAGCGGTCTTAGTTATCACGTGCTTACAATGCTGCAGATAGCTAAAAGTTTATGCGATATTTATCCTTTATTAAACCGTAGTTTATTATATAGCGGTATTATTTTACATGACATTGGAAAAGTTAAAGAGTTAAGTGGTCCTGTCGCTACTTCATATACTGTCGAAGGTAATTTGTTAGGTCATATTTCTTTAGCAAGCGAAGAAGTATCTCAAACAGCTGATGAATTAGGTATTGAGGGTGAAGAAGTCATGTTGTTGCAACATATGATTCTTTCTCACCATGGTAAATTAGAATATGGTTCTCCAAAATTACCGATGTTAAAAGAAGCGGAAATCTTATGCTATATTGATAACATCGACGCTAGAATGAACATGTTTAGCAAAGCATTTAAAAAGACAGGAAAAGGGCAGTTTACTGAAAAAATATTTGCACTTGAGCATAGACAATTTTATAATCCTGAAAGTTTAGATTAA
- a CDS encoding foldase protein PrsA — translation MKSFKKIMIPVTASAVLLGACGNHATDSKEDVLISSKAGDVKVEDVMKKIGNDQIANSSFEILLGKLLEKKYSDKVDTKDIDQQIKDEQKQYGGKDQFESALKQQGMSLNDYKEQKKLQAYQKQLLMDKVKVSDKELKDDTKKASHILIKVKTDDKDKEGLSDKDAKKKAEEIHKEVEKNPDKFGEIAKKESMDKASAKKDGSLGYVIKGQMVKPFDKELFKLKDGQISDVVKTDYGYHIIKADKPTDFSSERSKLKSQIIQNKVQKDPQILVDAYKDLLKEYKVDFKDRDIKKAVDDSILNADKLKQQSQGGAEGSPSSESSGEGISTP, via the coding sequence ATGAAATCATTTAAGAAGATTATGATTCCTGTAACAGCAAGCGCTGTGTTACTTGGCGCATGTGGAAATCATGCAACTGACTCAAAAGAAGATGTCTTAATCTCTTCTAAAGCCGGAGATGTAAAAGTCGAAGATGTTATGAAAAAAATTGGTAATGATCAAATAGCGAACAGCTCTTTTGAAATTTTACTTGGAAAATTATTAGAAAAGAAATACTCTGATAAAGTAGATACAAAAGATATCGATCAGCAAATAAAAGACGAACAAAAGCAATATGGCGGTAAAGATCAATTTGAAAGTGCCTTAAAACAACAAGGTATGTCGCTAAATGATTATAAAGAACAAAAGAAACTTCAAGCCTATCAAAAACAATTGTTGATGGATAAAGTGAAAGTTTCTGATAAAGAGTTAAAAGATGACACTAAAAAAGCTTCACACATCTTAATCAAAGTTAAAACTGATGATAAAGATAAAGAAGGCTTAAGTGATAAAGATGCGAAGAAAAAAGCAGAAGAAATCCATAAAGAAGTTGAAAAAAATCCAGATAAATTTGGTGAAATTGCCAAAAAAGAATCGATGGATAAAGCAAGCGCTAAGAAAGATGGCAGCTTAGGATATGTAATCAAAGGACAAATGGTTAAACCGTTTGATAAAGAGTTATTTAAATTGAAAGATGGACAAATTTCTGATGTAGTCAAAACAGATTACGGTTATCATATAATCAAAGCAGATAAACCAACTGATTTCTCTTCTGAACGCAGTAAATTGAAATCTCAAATTATCCAAAATAAAGTACAAAAAGATCCTCAAATCTTAGTAGATGCATACAAAGATCTATTGAAAGAATATAAAGTTGACTTTAAAGATAGAGATATTAAAAAAGCTGTTGATGACTCTATCTTAAACGCAGATAAACTAAAACAACAATCTCAAGGCGGCGCTGAAGGCAGCCCAAGTAGTGAAAGTTCTGGCGAAGGCATCTCAACACCTTAA
- a CDS encoding DUF3267 domain-containing protein, whose amino-acid sequence MFLCARRIDINTRFGLPRIIFMAIVTTIITFLISYEIMIYFSDKQITDQHFFLFVIAALLLYPVHKLIHLIILAPYYKHIKKKRLSKRAWIPIYNLYINNPINKYYFCICLITPLVVITAACIYFGQAFPEYGHYFMFLLALNAGFSVMDVMYLKLILFSNEGKYIEEHCTGFNILNKYDYPTDRHFN is encoded by the coding sequence ATGTTTTTATGTGCTCGCCGAATCGATATCAATACAAGATTCGGATTACCGCGTATTATTTTTATGGCGATTGTTACTACAATTATTACTTTTTTAATCAGTTATGAAATTATGATTTATTTTTCGGATAAACAAATAACAGACCAGCATTTTTTCTTATTTGTAATTGCAGCTTTATTACTTTATCCAGTTCATAAATTAATTCATTTAATCATCCTAGCACCTTATTATAAACACATTAAAAAGAAACGTTTATCCAAACGTGCTTGGATTCCAATTTATAATTTGTATATCAACAACCCGATTAATAAATATTATTTTTGCATTTGCCTTATCACTCCATTAGTTGTAATCACTGCAGCTTGTATATATTTTGGCCAAGCTTTTCCGGAATATGGACATTATTTCATGTTTCTGCTTGCCTTAAATGCCGGTTTCTCTGTAATGGATGTGATGTATTTGAAACTGATTTTGTTTTCAAATGAAGGTAAATATATTGAAGAACACTGTACTGGATTTAACATTTTAAATAAATACGATTATCCAACTGACAGACACTTCAATTAA
- a CDS encoding HIT family protein encodes MSKTIFSKIIDGEIPSFKVYEDEYVYAFLDISQVTKGHTLLVPKKPSPNIFETDPETMEHIGAALPKVANAIKKAFNPDGLNIIQNNGEYADQSVFHLHFHFLPRYKDDIDGFGYKWITHEEEIDDDKKAEIAQQIQAQFE; translated from the coding sequence ATGTCAAAAACGATTTTCAGCAAAATCATTGATGGCGAAATTCCAAGTTTCAAAGTTTATGAAGATGAGTACGTTTATGCATTTTTAGATATTTCACAAGTTACAAAAGGTCATACTTTGCTTGTTCCAAAAAAACCATCACCTAATATTTTCGAAACAGACCCTGAAACAATGGAACATATTGGGGCAGCATTACCTAAAGTTGCGAATGCAATTAAAAAAGCATTTAATCCAGATGGTTTGAATATCATTCAAAATAATGGTGAATATGCAGATCAATCTGTTTTCCATTTACACTTCCACTTCTTACCAAGATACAAAGATGATATCGATGGTTTTGGTTATAAATGGATTACACACGAAGAAGAAATTGATGATGATAAAAAAGCTGAAATTGCCCAACAGATTCAAGCACAATTTGAATGA
- the ecsA gene encoding ABC transporter ATP-binding protein EcsA: MTVKVEHLTGGYGKKPVIKDINFELKNGEIVGLIGLNGAGKSTTIKHMLGLLTPSSGELSISGTNIKDNIEEYRHKLSYIPEAPVIYEELTLQEHIDMTAMAYGIDKNTAMERANPLLKTFRLENELQIFPSHFSKGMKQKVMIICAFIVNPELYIIDEPFLGLDPLGIQSMLDLMVEKKNEGRTVLMSTHILATAERYCDRFIILDEGKIVAFGNLEELREQTGLHGKTLDDIYIHVTRGGQQV; this comes from the coding sequence ATGACTGTAAAAGTAGAACACCTGACAGGCGGATATGGTAAAAAGCCTGTAATTAAAGATATTAACTTCGAATTAAAAAATGGAGAGATAGTAGGGCTCATAGGTTTAAATGGAGCTGGAAAAAGTACTACGATTAAGCACATGCTTGGTTTATTAACACCGAGTTCTGGTGAACTCTCTATTTCAGGAACAAATATTAAAGATAACATTGAAGAATATCGACATAAATTGTCATATATTCCAGAAGCACCAGTTATTTATGAAGAGCTGACGCTACAAGAACATATTGATATGACCGCTATGGCTTATGGAATTGATAAAAATACCGCAATGGAGCGAGCAAATCCGCTTCTCAAAACATTCCGATTAGAAAATGAACTTCAAATCTTTCCAAGTCATTTTTCTAAAGGAATGAAGCAAAAAGTAATGATTATCTGCGCATTTATTGTTAATCCAGAACTTTATATCATAGATGAACCGTTCTTAGGTTTAGATCCGCTCGGTATTCAGTCCATGTTAGATTTAATGGTAGAAAAGAAAAACGAAGGCAGAACTGTTTTAATGAGTACGCACATTTTAGCTACAGCTGAGCGTTACTGTGATCGCTTTATTATCTTAGACGAGGGAAAAATTGTTGCATTTGGCAACCTTGAGGAATTACGTGAACAAACTGGATTGCATGGAAAAACATTAGATGATATTTACATCCACGTCACACGAGGTGGTCAACAAGTATGA